A portion of the Oncorhynchus nerka isolate Pitt River linkage group LG27, Oner_Uvic_2.0, whole genome shotgun sequence genome contains these proteins:
- the LOC115112450 gene encoding transmembrane protein 9B-like — translation MMSSVAFKLLSLVGLLLMSIQTTDAKNSEDIRCKCTCPPYRDIDGQIYKQNVSLKDCNCLHVVEPMPVDGKDVEAYCLRCECKYEERSSGTIKVTIIIYLSILGLLFLYMVYLTLLEPMLKRRLFGHSQLQNDDDVGDQQPFANAHNVLSHSASRPNMLNKVEHAQQRWRRQVQEQRKSVFDRHVVLS, via the exons ATGATGTCGAGCGTTGCCTTCAAGCTGCTCTCTCTTGTTGGTTTGTTATTGATGTCAATACAGACGACGGATGCGAAG AATTCAGAGGATATCCGGTGTAAATGTACCTGCCCACCATACAGAGACATCGATGGACAGATCTACAAACAAAATGTATCTCTAAAGGATTg TAACTGCCTTCATGTTGTGGAGCCAATGCCAGTTGATGGAAAGGATGTAGAGGCTTACTGTCTGCGTTGTGAATGCAAATATGAGGAGAGGAGTTCTGGAACTATCAAG GTCACTATCATaatctacctgtccatcctgggcctGCTGTTCCTCTACATGGTGTACCTGACCCTGCTGGAGCCCATGCTGAAGAGGAGGCTCTTTGGACACTCACAGCTTCAGAATGATGATGATGTTGGG GACCAGCAGCCTTTCGCCAACGCCCACAACGTATTGTCTCATTCGGCCTCTCGCCCCAACATGCTGAACAAAGTGGAACACGCTCAGCAGCGCTGGCGGAGGCAGGTCCAGGAACAGAGGAAGTCTGTTTTTGACCGCCACGTGGTGCTCAGCTAA